The Helianthus annuus cultivar XRQ/B chromosome 16, HanXRQr2.0-SUNRISE, whole genome shotgun sequence genome includes a window with the following:
- the LOC110917293 gene encoding DNA topoisomerase 1 isoform X2: MLPLNSISYSLTNGGFGTFAPYKGVLSMRRFSTPRAILPKIAVGDGEKRAKSTSFLAFNKHWTQSKKLKKRVGNEGKPNVKSSLKAVENDEIVTLKDPPVEDGKKELGEGQSANIKPKKKRQPKTKTSPEKSTVTVTSEEPTSIASSRSASRSKKSKSSKSDLETAASEVSANGKPAVEVNLEEEQSKGAAKKKTSKRKPKTQPKSSLTSNEAVQISHVTESPLSSKINTSITHVTESPSSSKTNTSVKNKMLKPLYPPTGKSVVVVESMTKAKVIQGYLGDMYEVLPSYGHVRDLAARSGSVRPDDDFSMVWEVPSAAWTHLKSIKVALTGTENLILASDPDREGEAIAWHIIEMLQQQNALPESINVARVVFNEITESSIKQALQAPRDIDFNLVHAYLARRALDYLIGFNISPLLWRKLPGCQSAGRVQSVALALICDRETEIDKFEPQEYWTIEGDFNYGKGSRNFSCPSHLTHYDSKKLNQMSITSCSEASDIENMINASEFEIVGSSKKNYKKTSSPPYITSTLQQDSASKLHFPSSYTMKLAQKLYEGVKLPDGKSAGLITYMRTDGLHMSDEAVEQIRSFVKERYGQSYIPNNARKFFKKVKNAQEAHEAIRPTDIKRLPSTLSGILDEDSLKLYALIWARAVSCQMEPSVTEQIQVDIGNANRSIIFRATSSRKDFLGFQAVYKDVETKIIKNDEDQDDERNTSFDALNGLKTGDQTSLGKLELKEHHTQHPPRYSEGSLVKKMEELGIGRPSTYATTIKVLKDRNYVTLKSRVLYPEFRGRMVSAFLFHHFSEVTDYSFTADMETELDNVSGGMTEWRGLLRDYWTRFSKYCERASSVHIHQVEKMLEKTFGEFLFASLPDQSRTCPSCKEGTLIFKVSRFGAGYFIGCDQHPHCKYIAKTLYGEDDNDDSSPENGRAVEEPKLLGLHPDSGEKILLKDGPYGHYVQLGEDKKGHLPKRASVSQIPDISSITVEMALQLLRYPITLGKHPDDGQPVVLKLARHGLSVKHRRTQAPVPKNTNPDEITLEKAMKFLTGKDAKQTGRPKKNKEKEAVEVL; encoded by the exons ATGTTACCACTGAATTCAATTAGTTATAGTCTAACCAACGGTGGATTCGGAACTTTTGCACCCTATAAAGGTGTTCTTTCCATGCGGCGTTTCTCGACTCCAAGAGCAATATTACCGAAAATTGCTGTCGGCGATGGAGAAAAAAGGGCGAAAAGTACGTCTTTTCTCGCATTCAACAAACATTGGACGCAATCTAAGAAATTGAAGAAGCGCGTAGGAAATGAAGGAAAACCAAATGTTAAATCTAGTTTAAAAGCTGTTGAAAATGATGAGATAGTTACGTTAAAAGATCCACCGGTTGAAGATGGCAAGAAAGAACTCGGTGAAGGTCAATCGGCTAACATTAAACCGAAAAAAAAGCGGCAACCCAAAACTAAAACAAGTCCAGAAAAGTCTACTGTCACTGTCACTTCTGAGGAACCGACTTCCATAGCAAGTTCTAGAAGTGCTTCtcggtcaaagaagtcaaagtcaTCCAAAAGTGACTTGGAGACTGCTGCTTCAGAG GTTAGCGCAAATGGAAAACCCGCTGTTGAAGTGAATTTGGAAGAGGAACAATCCAAAGGGGCAGCAAAGAAGAAGACTAGTAAGAGAAAGCCCAAAACTCAGCCCAAATCTTCTTTAACGTCAAACGAGGCTGTGCAAATATCACACGTCACCGAGTCACCTTTAAGTTCAAAAATTAACACAAGTATTACACATGTCACCGAGTCACCTTCAAGTTCAAAAACCAACACAAGTGTTAAGAATAAGATGTTAAAGCCCTTGTATCCTCCCACTGGTAAATCTGTTGTTGTGGTGGAATCCATGACAAAAGCAAAGGTGATTCAGGGGTATCTTGGGGATATGTACGAAGTTCTTCCTAGTTACGGTCATGTACGGGATTTGGCCGCCAGGTCAGGTTCCGTTCGACCCGATGATGACTTCAGCATGGTTTGGGAGGTTCCGTCTGCCGCATGGACTCATCTTAAGAGCATTAAGGTCGCATTAACCGGAACTGAAAATCTTATCCTTGCGTCCGATCCCGATCGCGAGGGTGAGGCTATCGCTTGGCATATCATCGAGATGTTACAACAACAAAACGCTTTACCCGAAAGTATTAACGTTGCGCGAGTTGTTTTCAATGAGATAACCGAATCCTCGATTAAACAAGCCTTACAGGCTCCACGAGACATCGATTTCAACTTAGTTCATGCGTATCTTGCCCGTCGTGCACTCGATTATTTAATCGGGTTCAACATTTCACCGTTGTTATGGAGAAAATTACCAGGTTGCCAGTCCGCGGGTCGGGTACAGTCCGTTGCTTTAGCTCTTATATGTGACAGAGAGACTGAAATCGATAAATTTGAACCGCAAGAATATTGGACGATTGAAGGCGATTTTAACTACGGAAAGGGTTCTAGAAACTTCTCCTGCCCGTCACACCTGACACATTACGATTCCAAAAAGTTAAACCAAATGTCGATCACTTCTTGTTCAGAAGCAAGTGATATCGAAAACATGATTAACGCTTCCGAATTCGAAATCGTTGGATCGAGCAAAAAGAACTACAAGAAAACATCTTCACCTCCGTACATTACATCCACCCTGCAACAAGATTCGGCAAGCAAACTACATTTTCCGTCATCATACACCATGAAACTCGCTCAAAAGCTATACGAGGGGGTAAAATTGCCAGACGGCAAATCCGCAGGGTTGATTACGTACATGAGAACCGACGGACTGCACATGTCCGATGAAGCTGTTGAACAAATTAGGTCATTTGTTAAAGAAAGATACGGGCAAAGTTACATCCCGAATAACGCGCGGAAGTTTTTTAAAAAGGTTAAAAACGCTCAAGAAGCCCATGAAGCTATTCGGCCTACAGATATAAAACGACTTCCGTCAACGCTTTCTGGAATTCTCGATGAAGATAGCTTAAAGCTGTATGCTTTAATATGGGCTCGTGCGGTTTCATGTCAGATGGAACCTTCGGTTACCGAACAAATACAAGTCGATATCGGGAATGCTAACCGGTCGATTATTTTTCGGGCCACGAGCTCAAGAAAAGATTTTCTAGGCTTTCAAGCGGTATATAAGGACGTTGAAACTAAGATAATTAAAAACGATGAAGATCAAGACGACGAGCGTAACACGTCATTTGACGCGCTTAATGGTTTAAAAACCGGCGATCAAACGAGTCTCGGGAAATTAGAACTTAAAGAGCATCATACACAACATCCACCTCGGTATTCGGAGGGTAGTTTGGTAAAAAAGATGGAAGAGCTCGGTATAGGTAGACCGTCTACATACGCTACCACGattaaagttttgaaagatagaaattACGTAACGTTAAAAAGCCGAGTACTTTATCCTGAATTTCGTGGGCGTATGGTTTCGGCTTTtttgtttcatcatttttctgAAGTTACGGATTACAGTTTTACCGCTGATATGGAAACCGAACTTGATAATGTTTCGGGGGGTATGACCGAATGGAGAGGTTTGCTTAGAGATTATTGGACACGATTTAGCAAGTACTGTGAACGTGCTAGTAGTGTTCATATTCATCAAGTGGAGAAAATGTTGGAAAAAACGTTTGGTGAATTTTTGTTTGCGTCTCTTCCGGATCAAAGTAGAACGTGTCCTAGTTGTAAAGAGGGTACGTTAATTTTCAAAGTTAGTCGATTTGGTGCGGGTTATTTCATTGGTTGTGATCAACATCCTCACTGCAA GTATATTGCTAAGACGTTATACGGTGAGGATGACAACGACGATTCAAGCCCAGAAAATGGGAGAGCTGTAGAAGAACCGAAGCTTCTTGGGTTGCATCCCGACTCTGGTGAAAAG ATTCTATTAAAGGATGGTCCGTACGGTCACTATGTTCAGCTTGGTGAAGACAAAAAAGGACACTTGCCTAAACGAGCTTCTGTTTCCCAG ATTCCAGATATCAGCTCCATTACAGTGGAAATGGCACTTCAGTTGCTTCGTTACCCCATCactttg GGAAAACATCCGGATGATGGTCAACCAGTGGTATTGAAGCTTGCAAGACATGGATTATCGGTAAAACATAGACGTACACAAGCACCAGTACCAAAG AACACGAATCCAGATGAGATAACGCTTGAGAAAGCTATGAAGTTTTTGACGGGTAAAGATGCAAAGCAAACTGGGCGGCCAAAGAAGAACAAAGAGAAGGAAGCAGTTGAGGTTTTGTAG
- the LOC110917293 gene encoding DNA topoisomerase 1 isoform X1 — MSRALHSLSGTRLCCSSGGKHTCERLFEVDFKRVTVSYIFNGGRAKASNFKPLKPYFHLGSHINRSYSAFPIQPLFRSSSRDNMLPLNSISYSLTNGGFGTFAPYKGVLSMRRFSTPRAILPKIAVGDGEKRAKSTSFLAFNKHWTQSKKLKKRVGNEGKPNVKSSLKAVENDEIVTLKDPPVEDGKKELGEGQSANIKPKKKRQPKTKTSPEKSTVTVTSEEPTSIASSRSASRSKKSKSSKSDLETAASEVSANGKPAVEVNLEEEQSKGAAKKKTSKRKPKTQPKSSLTSNEAVQISHVTESPLSSKINTSITHVTESPSSSKTNTSVKNKMLKPLYPPTGKSVVVVESMTKAKVIQGYLGDMYEVLPSYGHVRDLAARSGSVRPDDDFSMVWEVPSAAWTHLKSIKVALTGTENLILASDPDREGEAIAWHIIEMLQQQNALPESINVARVVFNEITESSIKQALQAPRDIDFNLVHAYLARRALDYLIGFNISPLLWRKLPGCQSAGRVQSVALALICDRETEIDKFEPQEYWTIEGDFNYGKGSRNFSCPSHLTHYDSKKLNQMSITSCSEASDIENMINASEFEIVGSSKKNYKKTSSPPYITSTLQQDSASKLHFPSSYTMKLAQKLYEGVKLPDGKSAGLITYMRTDGLHMSDEAVEQIRSFVKERYGQSYIPNNARKFFKKVKNAQEAHEAIRPTDIKRLPSTLSGILDEDSLKLYALIWARAVSCQMEPSVTEQIQVDIGNANRSIIFRATSSRKDFLGFQAVYKDVETKIIKNDEDQDDERNTSFDALNGLKTGDQTSLGKLELKEHHTQHPPRYSEGSLVKKMEELGIGRPSTYATTIKVLKDRNYVTLKSRVLYPEFRGRMVSAFLFHHFSEVTDYSFTADMETELDNVSGGMTEWRGLLRDYWTRFSKYCERASSVHIHQVEKMLEKTFGEFLFASLPDQSRTCPSCKEGTLIFKVSRFGAGYFIGCDQHPHCKYIAKTLYGEDDNDDSSPENGRAVEEPKLLGLHPDSGEKILLKDGPYGHYVQLGEDKKGHLPKRASVSQIPDISSITVEMALQLLRYPITLGKHPDDGQPVVLKLARHGLSVKHRRTQAPVPKNTNPDEITLEKAMKFLTGKDAKQTGRPKKNKEKEAVEVL, encoded by the exons ATG AGCAGGGCGTTGCATAGTTTGTCAGGCACGCGTTTATGCTGTTCATCTGGAGGTAAGCATACATGTGAGAGACTTTTTGAGGTTGATTTTAAAAGGGTCACCGTATCTTACATTTTTAACGGTGGACGTGCTAAAGCTTCAAACTTCAAGCCTCTGAAACCCTATTTTCATTTGGGAAGCCACATTAATCGGTCTTATTCAGCCTTCCCTATTCAACCACTATTTCGAAGTAGCTCCCGAGATAACATGTTACCACTGAATTCAATTAGTTATAGTCTAACCAACGGTGGATTCGGAACTTTTGCACCCTATAAAGGTGTTCTTTCCATGCGGCGTTTCTCGACTCCAAGAGCAATATTACCGAAAATTGCTGTCGGCGATGGAGAAAAAAGGGCGAAAAGTACGTCTTTTCTCGCATTCAACAAACATTGGACGCAATCTAAGAAATTGAAGAAGCGCGTAGGAAATGAAGGAAAACCAAATGTTAAATCTAGTTTAAAAGCTGTTGAAAATGATGAGATAGTTACGTTAAAAGATCCACCGGTTGAAGATGGCAAGAAAGAACTCGGTGAAGGTCAATCGGCTAACATTAAACCGAAAAAAAAGCGGCAACCCAAAACTAAAACAAGTCCAGAAAAGTCTACTGTCACTGTCACTTCTGAGGAACCGACTTCCATAGCAAGTTCTAGAAGTGCTTCtcggtcaaagaagtcaaagtcaTCCAAAAGTGACTTGGAGACTGCTGCTTCAGAG GTTAGCGCAAATGGAAAACCCGCTGTTGAAGTGAATTTGGAAGAGGAACAATCCAAAGGGGCAGCAAAGAAGAAGACTAGTAAGAGAAAGCCCAAAACTCAGCCCAAATCTTCTTTAACGTCAAACGAGGCTGTGCAAATATCACACGTCACCGAGTCACCTTTAAGTTCAAAAATTAACACAAGTATTACACATGTCACCGAGTCACCTTCAAGTTCAAAAACCAACACAAGTGTTAAGAATAAGATGTTAAAGCCCTTGTATCCTCCCACTGGTAAATCTGTTGTTGTGGTGGAATCCATGACAAAAGCAAAGGTGATTCAGGGGTATCTTGGGGATATGTACGAAGTTCTTCCTAGTTACGGTCATGTACGGGATTTGGCCGCCAGGTCAGGTTCCGTTCGACCCGATGATGACTTCAGCATGGTTTGGGAGGTTCCGTCTGCCGCATGGACTCATCTTAAGAGCATTAAGGTCGCATTAACCGGAACTGAAAATCTTATCCTTGCGTCCGATCCCGATCGCGAGGGTGAGGCTATCGCTTGGCATATCATCGAGATGTTACAACAACAAAACGCTTTACCCGAAAGTATTAACGTTGCGCGAGTTGTTTTCAATGAGATAACCGAATCCTCGATTAAACAAGCCTTACAGGCTCCACGAGACATCGATTTCAACTTAGTTCATGCGTATCTTGCCCGTCGTGCACTCGATTATTTAATCGGGTTCAACATTTCACCGTTGTTATGGAGAAAATTACCAGGTTGCCAGTCCGCGGGTCGGGTACAGTCCGTTGCTTTAGCTCTTATATGTGACAGAGAGACTGAAATCGATAAATTTGAACCGCAAGAATATTGGACGATTGAAGGCGATTTTAACTACGGAAAGGGTTCTAGAAACTTCTCCTGCCCGTCACACCTGACACATTACGATTCCAAAAAGTTAAACCAAATGTCGATCACTTCTTGTTCAGAAGCAAGTGATATCGAAAACATGATTAACGCTTCCGAATTCGAAATCGTTGGATCGAGCAAAAAGAACTACAAGAAAACATCTTCACCTCCGTACATTACATCCACCCTGCAACAAGATTCGGCAAGCAAACTACATTTTCCGTCATCATACACCATGAAACTCGCTCAAAAGCTATACGAGGGGGTAAAATTGCCAGACGGCAAATCCGCAGGGTTGATTACGTACATGAGAACCGACGGACTGCACATGTCCGATGAAGCTGTTGAACAAATTAGGTCATTTGTTAAAGAAAGATACGGGCAAAGTTACATCCCGAATAACGCGCGGAAGTTTTTTAAAAAGGTTAAAAACGCTCAAGAAGCCCATGAAGCTATTCGGCCTACAGATATAAAACGACTTCCGTCAACGCTTTCTGGAATTCTCGATGAAGATAGCTTAAAGCTGTATGCTTTAATATGGGCTCGTGCGGTTTCATGTCAGATGGAACCTTCGGTTACCGAACAAATACAAGTCGATATCGGGAATGCTAACCGGTCGATTATTTTTCGGGCCACGAGCTCAAGAAAAGATTTTCTAGGCTTTCAAGCGGTATATAAGGACGTTGAAACTAAGATAATTAAAAACGATGAAGATCAAGACGACGAGCGTAACACGTCATTTGACGCGCTTAATGGTTTAAAAACCGGCGATCAAACGAGTCTCGGGAAATTAGAACTTAAAGAGCATCATACACAACATCCACCTCGGTATTCGGAGGGTAGTTTGGTAAAAAAGATGGAAGAGCTCGGTATAGGTAGACCGTCTACATACGCTACCACGattaaagttttgaaagatagaaattACGTAACGTTAAAAAGCCGAGTACTTTATCCTGAATTTCGTGGGCGTATGGTTTCGGCTTTtttgtttcatcatttttctgAAGTTACGGATTACAGTTTTACCGCTGATATGGAAACCGAACTTGATAATGTTTCGGGGGGTATGACCGAATGGAGAGGTTTGCTTAGAGATTATTGGACACGATTTAGCAAGTACTGTGAACGTGCTAGTAGTGTTCATATTCATCAAGTGGAGAAAATGTTGGAAAAAACGTTTGGTGAATTTTTGTTTGCGTCTCTTCCGGATCAAAGTAGAACGTGTCCTAGTTGTAAAGAGGGTACGTTAATTTTCAAAGTTAGTCGATTTGGTGCGGGTTATTTCATTGGTTGTGATCAACATCCTCACTGCAA GTATATTGCTAAGACGTTATACGGTGAGGATGACAACGACGATTCAAGCCCAGAAAATGGGAGAGCTGTAGAAGAACCGAAGCTTCTTGGGTTGCATCCCGACTCTGGTGAAAAG ATTCTATTAAAGGATGGTCCGTACGGTCACTATGTTCAGCTTGGTGAAGACAAAAAAGGACACTTGCCTAAACGAGCTTCTGTTTCCCAG ATTCCAGATATCAGCTCCATTACAGTGGAAATGGCACTTCAGTTGCTTCGTTACCCCATCactttg GGAAAACATCCGGATGATGGTCAACCAGTGGTATTGAAGCTTGCAAGACATGGATTATCGGTAAAACATAGACGTACACAAGCACCAGTACCAAAG AACACGAATCCAGATGAGATAACGCTTGAGAAAGCTATGAAGTTTTTGACGGGTAAAGATGCAAAGCAAACTGGGCGGCCAAAGAAGAACAAAGAGAAGGAAGCAGTTGAGGTTTTGTAG